One genomic window of Alphaproteobacteria bacterium includes the following:
- a CDS encoding enoyl-CoA hydratase/isomerase family protein, protein MDDRIIVRRDGHVAWLVFNRPERLNAMTIETWQLMDRHLIALSAERDVRCLVLAGEGRAFLAGHDVAEIREHNELIGSGRLSPAQLREWQKALQNTTRHMRQAPFPVIAAVQGYAVGAGCEVTFACDLIVAARSAKFGFPEVNIGVTITNGGCFFAPRKVGLAKARELAYTGEFIDAVEAHRLGLVNRVVPDGKERAEADALARRIASRAPVAVQLHKTMIDRGLESSLEAILAFETECLVQTAMTKDNLEGTNAFFEKREPRFTGD, encoded by the coding sequence ATGGACGACCGCATCATCGTCAGGCGCGACGGCCACGTCGCTTGGCTCGTGTTCAACCGCCCGGAGCGGCTGAACGCGATGACGATCGAGACCTGGCAACTTATGGACCGTCACCTGATCGCACTCTCGGCGGAACGCGATGTGCGCTGCCTTGTCCTTGCGGGCGAGGGCCGCGCCTTCCTCGCCGGACACGACGTGGCAGAAATTCGCGAGCATAACGAACTTATCGGCAGCGGAAGGCTTTCCCCTGCACAACTTCGGGAATGGCAGAAGGCGCTCCAGAACACCACGCGCCATATGCGCCAAGCGCCATTCCCCGTGATCGCGGCGGTCCAAGGTTACGCCGTCGGCGCGGGGTGCGAGGTGACGTTCGCCTGCGATCTGATCGTCGCCGCGCGGAGTGCGAAATTTGGCTTCCCCGAGGTGAATATCGGCGTCACCATCACCAACGGCGGATGCTTCTTCGCACCGCGCAAAGTCGGCCTCGCCAAGGCGCGGGAGCTTGCCTATACCGGCGAGTTCATCGACGCCGTCGAGGCGCATCGCCTCGGCCTCGTCAATCGCGTCGTTCCCGACGGCAAGGAGCGTGCGGAGGCCGATGCTCTCGCTCGCCGGATCGCGAGCCGCGCCCCCGTGGCCGTGCAGCTCCACAAGACCATGATCGATCGCGGGCTCGAATCCTCGCTCGAAGCGATCCTCGCCTTCGAGACCGAGTGCCTGGTGCAGACCGCGATGACCAAGGACAATCTCGAAGGTACCAACGCATTTTTCGAAAAGCGGGAGCCGCGGTTCACGGGCGATTGA
- a CDS encoding AMP-binding protein, protein MNERAIAIPDVGTAETTLYHVLARRLSDSADKPWVVGEERAFSYREVDRLANRLANGLARLGVGRGDTVLLMLDNSIDFIALWCALGKLGAIEVSINCGYKGQLLARVMKDSLARIVIAEETYLSRFAEIAPELSAITTIVARSASSGADAAPPLAHARMAPFSDILDTNDRYDAAPLSPWDHAAIMYTSGTTGPSKGVIVTHGHAYEYARGVIDMLEIEPRDVYYAPLPLFHIAGQWAVIYAAAIAGATAVLPDAFSVSRFWSTVRRHRATCSFLLGAMANLLYRQAPGTDDAANPLERVLVVPLIPEVEAFKARFGCRVSTTWGGTEMNCPTRSGFTLPNNKTCGRVDERLYEVRIVDEHDNETAAGVPGEAVVRPKLPWIVMAGYWNRPDWTAEAWRNLWLHTGDMLMRDEAGNFYFVDRTKDAIRRRGENISSMEVEQEINAHPDVLECAVIPVSSDETEQEVMAVVVPKPGHRMTPEALIDFLAPRMAYFMVPRYIELALELPKTPTGKIQKYGLRARGVTPATWDRVAAGIVLKR, encoded by the coding sequence ATGAACGAGCGTGCCATCGCCATTCCCGATGTCGGCACGGCGGAGACGACGCTCTACCACGTCCTGGCCCGGCGATTGTCCGACAGCGCGGACAAGCCGTGGGTCGTTGGCGAGGAGAGGGCATTCAGCTACCGAGAGGTCGACCGGCTGGCGAACCGACTTGCCAATGGCCTCGCCCGGCTGGGCGTCGGGCGGGGCGACACCGTGCTCCTGATGCTCGACAATTCGATCGATTTCATCGCACTCTGGTGCGCGCTCGGCAAACTCGGGGCGATCGAGGTCTCGATAAATTGCGGCTACAAGGGCCAACTCCTCGCGCGGGTCATGAAGGATTCGCTGGCGCGGATCGTGATCGCCGAGGAGACTTACCTCTCCCGTTTTGCAGAAATTGCCCCCGAGCTTAGCGCAATCACGACGATCGTCGCACGCAGCGCTTCAAGCGGCGCCGATGCTGCACCACCGCTTGCGCATGCGCGGATGGCGCCGTTTTCCGACATCCTCGACACGAACGATCGCTACGACGCGGCTCCGCTTTCGCCCTGGGACCACGCGGCAATAATGTACACTTCCGGCACGACCGGGCCATCGAAGGGTGTCATCGTCACCCACGGGCACGCCTACGAATATGCGCGCGGCGTCATCGATATGCTCGAGATCGAGCCTCGCGACGTCTATTACGCGCCGTTGCCCCTTTTCCACATCGCCGGCCAGTGGGCGGTGATCTATGCGGCGGCAATCGCGGGGGCCACGGCCGTACTCCCCGACGCCTTCAGCGTCTCGCGTTTCTGGTCCACGGTCCGGCGTCATCGCGCCACCTGTTCCTTTCTATTGGGTGCGATGGCCAACCTCCTTTACCGGCAGGCGCCCGGTACCGACGATGCAGCGAATCCGCTCGAGCGCGTGCTCGTGGTGCCGCTCATCCCCGAGGTCGAGGCATTCAAGGCGCGCTTCGGCTGCCGCGTCTCGACCACGTGGGGAGGCACGGAAATGAACTGCCCGACCCGGTCGGGTTTCACATTGCCAAACAACAAGACCTGCGGTCGCGTGGACGAGCGGCTTTACGAAGTGCGTATCGTCGATGAGCATGACAATGAAACGGCCGCGGGCGTTCCCGGCGAGGCCGTGGTCCGCCCCAAGCTGCCGTGGATCGTCATGGCCGGCTATTGGAACCGGCCAGACTGGACGGCGGAAGCCTGGCGCAATCTCTGGCTTCACACGGGCGATATGCTGATGCGGGACGAAGCCGGTAATTTCTATTTCGTCGATCGCACCAAGGACGCGATCCGCCGGCGTGGCGAGAACATTTCCTCGATGGAGGTCGAGCAGGAGATCAACGCACATCCGGACGTGCTCGAGTGCGCGGTGATTCCCGTCTCCTCCGATGAGACCGAGCAGGAGGTGATGGCGGTCGTCGTCCCGAAGCCCGGGCATCGGATGACGCCCGAGGCGCTGATCGATTTTCTGGCGCCGCGCATGGCTTATTTCATGGTGCCGCGCTATATCGAATTGGCACTCGAGCTGCCGAAGACCCCGACCGGCAAGATCCAGAAGTACGGTTTGCGCGCGCGCGGCGTGACACCGGCGACCTGGGACCGTGTCGCCGCGGGGATCGTGCTCAAGCGCTGA
- a CDS encoding glutathione S-transferase C-terminal domain-containing protein produces the protein MITLYSYPELFGVADNNPYGLKIFAFLKLCKLAFRHEHILDPKSAPRGQLPYIVDEDDAVGDSDTIIAHLIAKYGLTIDARLTPSQRDADLLIRRTLDDLYWVMSYSRWRDPRFWPLFRDALLGTHSEITIEALERAQKYNFERYHYQGIGRYEPNEAYARGLADLHVLASLIGAGGYLYGSEPSSGDAGLYGFIANIHFYDIDTPLKEFVTAHPNLVRHCEAVHGLVTR, from the coding sequence ATGATCACGCTCTATTCCTATCCTGAGCTGTTTGGGGTCGCGGACAACAATCCCTACGGCCTGAAGATTTTCGCGTTTCTGAAACTCTGCAAGCTCGCCTTTCGCCACGAACATATCCTGGATCCGAAGTCGGCGCCGCGCGGCCAGCTGCCCTACATCGTCGACGAGGACGACGCGGTCGGCGACAGCGACACGATCATCGCGCATCTGATCGCGAAGTACGGCTTGACGATAGACGCCCGCTTGACACCGTCGCAACGGGACGCCGATCTCCTGATAAGAAGGACGCTCGACGACCTCTATTGGGTGATGTCGTATTCGCGCTGGCGCGATCCGCGGTTCTGGCCGCTGTTCAGGGATGCGTTGCTCGGCACCCATTCCGAAATCACGATCGAGGCATTGGAGCGTGCACAGAAATACAACTTCGAGAGGTACCATTATCAAGGGATCGGGCGTTACGAGCCCAATGAGGCCTATGCGAGAGGTCTTGCCGACTTGCATGTACTGGCAAGTTTGATTGGCGCTGGCGGCTATCTTTACGGATCTGAGCCGAGCAGCGGCGATGCCGGATTATACGGCTTCATCGCCAACATACATTTCTACGACATCGACACACCGCTCAAGGAATTCGTCACAGCGCATCCAAACCTCGTGCGGCATTGCGAAGCGGTACATGGTTTGGTGACCCGCTGA
- a CDS encoding class I SAM-dependent methyltransferase produces the protein MVEPPIPTAVRFRTAAPHYLKGRPPYSPRLIERVARICGLNKAHRVMDLGCGPGQLAVALSPYVGEVVALDPEPSMLRVAADHAAQAGAAIRFVEGSSNDLGPELGTFRMVAIGRAFHWMDRERTLARLDDRLEDDGAVALFRDRYPDVPDNAWRQPYKDILEEFAAGDTPRIRHRPPEFPAHEAVLLASTFCRLERVAAIDRQSTSIEAFVDRAFSMSSTAPGRLGARAELLASQVRELMATYAVDGSVSEVVETEALIAHRGLDCAP, from the coding sequence ATGGTTGAGCCGCCCATTCCCACTGCAGTCCGTTTTCGCACGGCCGCACCCCATTATCTCAAGGGACGGCCACCCTATTCGCCGCGTCTGATCGAGCGAGTTGCACGCATTTGCGGCTTAAACAAGGCGCACCGGGTCATGGACCTCGGCTGCGGGCCGGGTCAGCTCGCTGTTGCTCTTTCGCCATATGTCGGGGAGGTCGTGGCGCTCGATCCCGAGCCGTCGATGCTCAGGGTTGCCGCCGATCATGCCGCGCAGGCGGGTGCCGCGATTCGTTTCGTCGAAGGCAGTTCCAACGATCTCGGTCCGGAACTCGGCACCTTCCGTATGGTCGCCATCGGCCGGGCCTTTCACTGGATGGATCGGGAACGCACCCTCGCTCGGCTCGACGACCGGTTAGAGGACGACGGCGCGGTGGCTCTCTTCCGCGACCGCTATCCCGATGTTCCCGATAATGCCTGGCGGCAGCCCTATAAGGACATTCTCGAAGAATTCGCCGCGGGCGATACACCGCGAATACGCCATCGTCCGCCCGAATTTCCAGCACATGAGGCGGTCCTGCTTGCGTCCACCTTTTGCCGCCTGGAGCGGGTTGCGGCGATCGATCGGCAAAGCACCTCTATCGAAGCCTTCGTAGATCGGGCTTTTTCAATGTCCAGTACCGCACCCGGCAGGCTCGGCGCGCGTGCCGAGTTGCTGGCGAGCCAGGTGCGCGAACTCATGGCGACTTATGCGGTCGACGGCTCCGTGAGCGAAGTCGTCGAAACAGAGGCTTTGATCGCACACCGAGGGTTGGATTGCGCTCCCTGA
- a CDS encoding Spy/CpxP family protein refolding chaperone yields MNRTFVNRKFVLVGVAAAVLAIGSALAQSTGPAGRRSVPRLSPEQKCTERYAHVVGHLAYLGARLELTAEQQPLWDKWSQAMTAGAAKNRDVCRQDASTAGQPRTAVDRLAHYEQVLATKAESLKAAQPALETLYKSLTPEQKAVLDRPMGGRRHGRWGGGGRGGENNQNRQ; encoded by the coding sequence ATGAATAGAACATTCGTTAACCGTAAATTCGTTTTGGTCGGCGTGGCGGCTGCAGTCCTGGCGATCGGGTCGGCTTTGGCTCAATCGACCGGCCCGGCGGGGCGACGGTCAGTGCCTCGTCTATCCCCGGAGCAAAAATGCACGGAGCGATACGCTCATGTCGTCGGTCATTTGGCCTATTTAGGGGCAAGGCTGGAACTCACCGCCGAACAGCAGCCGCTTTGGGATAAATGGTCCCAGGCGATGACGGCAGGTGCTGCAAAGAATCGTGACGTCTGTCGGCAAGATGCTTCGACTGCCGGCCAGCCTCGGACGGCTGTCGACCGGCTGGCGCACTACGAGCAAGTTCTCGCGACAAAGGCTGAAAGCCTTAAAGCGGCCCAGCCCGCGCTCGAGACCCTCTATAAGTCGCTTACACCCGAACAGAAGGCGGTACTCGACCGTCCTATGGGAGGACGGAGGCATGGCCGGTGGGGTGGAGGCGGCCGTGGCGGTGAAAACAACCAAAATAGACAATAG
- a CDS encoding (2Fe-2S)-binding protein — protein sequence MALRLKVNGQDREVDVDPSTPLLWVLRDTLGMTGTKFGCGVAYCGACTVHIDGEATRACVTPVSSIEGKSITTIEGLSPDGSHPVQAAWIAEDVPQCGYCQPGMIMAAAALLSKSPRPSDAEIDDAITNVCRCGTYNRIRRAIKRASGV from the coding sequence GTGGCCCTCCGTCTCAAGGTGAACGGCCAGGATCGCGAAGTCGACGTCGATCCGAGCACGCCACTCCTCTGGGTTCTGCGCGACACGCTCGGAATGACGGGAACCAAATTCGGCTGCGGCGTCGCCTATTGCGGTGCGTGCACCGTTCACATAGACGGGGAAGCGACGCGGGCATGCGTCACACCCGTTTCCTCGATCGAAGGCAAATCGATCACGACGATCGAAGGGCTCTCGCCAGACGGCTCGCACCCCGTGCAGGCCGCGTGGATCGCGGAGGACGTACCCCAATGCGGCTACTGCCAGCCGGGCATGATCATGGCGGCTGCAGCACTGCTCTCGAAGTCGCCAAGACCGAGCGACGCGGAAATCGACGACGCGATCACCAATGTGTGCCGCTGCGGCACATATAACCGCATCCGCCGCGCGATCAAGCGCGCCTCGGGCGTCTGA
- a CDS encoding xanthine dehydrogenase family protein molybdopterin-binding subunit has protein sequence MTDATTLSRRRFLKSTAAAGGLILGCRVAFGWRGAMAAEGTETSMNAWLRIAPDDTVTILVAHSEMGQGVLTSLPMLIAEELEVDWRKVRTEMAPVDPVYTDRALGSQGTGGSTSVSDSFDGLRLAGAQAREMLRAAAASRWRAPIGECVARNGQIAHTPTGRGLQYGALAEAAAKLEPPGHIALKSPRDWTLLGKSSPRLDTPPKVTGAATFGVDVKVPDMLVGTVAACPYFGGKLKSIDEKPALAVRGVHSVVKLDAAVIVLADGYWPARKAIDLLSPQWDRSALTDMSSERIGANLRALLDGDGAVAHSSGSVRAAMQAAAQKVEAVYEVPYLAHATMEPMNATVRLGSDGADVWAPTQFQSATRDSVAGLFGLEPARVRVHTTFLGGGFGRRSEVDFVLYAAHAAKASGRPVKLIWSREEDMQHDFYRPTAMARLRAGLDDAARPIAFEAKLALQSILSRVFPGAVSGGVDPVAIDGIASMPYAVPNRLVEYAMAREGAPVGYWRSVGNSHNAFFVECFVDELAHAAGRDPIEFRRALLADSPRHRAVLDKAASAAGWGKALPQGRFQGVAIHEEAGTIVAQIAEISVEQGKMLRVHKVTCALDCGVAINPSTIEAQMESGIVFGLTAALYGEITLEGGRVVQSNFDSYEMLKLAQMPAVDVHIVESGAEIGGIGEPGTPPIAPAVTNAIFAATGKRIRQLPLAKSGIAGA, from the coding sequence ATGACCGACGCGACAACCCTTTCCCGCCGCCGGTTTTTGAAGTCGACCGCCGCCGCGGGTGGGCTCATTCTCGGCTGTCGGGTCGCTTTCGGCTGGCGCGGGGCAATGGCCGCGGAGGGAACGGAAACCTCGATGAATGCCTGGCTAAGGATTGCGCCCGACGATACGGTTACGATACTCGTGGCGCATTCGGAGATGGGCCAGGGGGTTCTGACGTCCCTGCCCATGCTGATCGCCGAGGAACTCGAAGTCGACTGGCGCAAAGTGCGCACCGAAATGGCGCCAGTCGACCCGGTCTACACGGACCGCGCTCTGGGCTCGCAAGGAACCGGCGGCAGCACGAGCGTATCCGACTCCTTCGACGGTTTGCGGCTGGCGGGCGCTCAAGCGCGCGAGATGCTCCGCGCTGCCGCCGCGTCGCGCTGGCGTGCGCCGATTGGCGAATGCGTAGCCCGAAACGGCCAGATCGCGCATACGCCAACCGGGCGGGGGCTCCAGTACGGCGCGCTTGCGGAAGCCGCGGCGAAACTCGAACCGCCCGGGCACATCGCGCTCAAGAGTCCGAGGGACTGGACCCTGCTCGGCAAGTCCAGCCCTCGCCTCGACACACCGCCCAAGGTGACGGGTGCTGCGACTTTTGGCGTCGACGTGAAAGTGCCCGACATGCTCGTCGGAACCGTCGCGGCTTGCCCTTATTTCGGCGGCAAGCTCAAATCAATCGATGAAAAGCCCGCTCTCGCAGTTCGCGGTGTCCATTCCGTCGTCAAGCTCGACGCCGCAGTGATCGTGCTCGCCGACGGCTATTGGCCGGCGCGCAAGGCAATCGATTTGCTTAGCCCGCAATGGGATCGCAGCGCCCTGACGGATATGTCGAGCGAGCGCATCGGCGCCAATCTCCGCGCGCTGCTCGATGGAGATGGGGCGGTCGCTCACAGCTCCGGCAGCGTGCGCGCCGCCATGCAGGCGGCGGCGCAAAAGGTCGAGGCCGTCTACGAGGTGCCCTACCTCGCGCACGCGACGATGGAACCGATGAACGCGACCGTGCGCCTTGGATCGGATGGCGCCGACGTTTGGGCGCCGACGCAGTTCCAAAGTGCGACGCGAGACTCCGTGGCCGGTTTGTTCGGCCTTGAGCCTGCACGGGTCCGCGTGCATACGACGTTCCTAGGCGGCGGCTTCGGCCGCCGTTCGGAGGTCGATTTCGTCCTCTACGCCGCGCACGCCGCGAAGGCCAGCGGGCGACCGGTCAAATTGATCTGGTCGCGCGAGGAGGACATGCAGCACGATTTCTATCGCCCGACGGCGATGGCGCGCCTTCGCGCGGGACTCGATGACGCCGCTCGCCCGATTGCGTTCGAGGCGAAGCTGGCGCTTCAGTCGATCCTTTCCCGGGTGTTTCCGGGGGCCGTGAGTGGAGGCGTCGACCCCGTCGCGATCGACGGCATCGCCAGCATGCCATACGCGGTGCCCAATCGCCTCGTCGAATACGCTATGGCGCGGGAGGGAGCGCCCGTCGGGTACTGGCGCTCGGTCGGAAATAGCCACAATGCCTTTTTCGTCGAATGCTTCGTCGACGAGCTTGCGCACGCGGCAGGACGCGACCCCATCGAATTTCGACGCGCACTGCTCGCGGATTCGCCTCGCCATCGCGCCGTTCTCGACAAGGCGGCATCGGCGGCCGGATGGGGGAAAGCGCTCCCTCAGGGACGGTTTCAGGGTGTCGCGATCCATGAGGAGGCGGGCACGATCGTAGCACAAATCGCCGAGATATCCGTCGAACAGGGTAAGATGCTTCGCGTTCACAAAGTGACGTGCGCGCTCGACTGCGGGGTTGCGATCAACCCGAGCACAATCGAGGCACAGATGGAGAGCGGAATCGTTTTCGGCCTGACGGCGGCACTCTATGGCGAAATCACGCTCGAAGGCGGCCGCGTCGTGCAATCCAATTTCGACAGCTATGAAATGCTGAAGCTGGCCCAGATGCCGGCGGTCGATGTCCATATCGTCGAGAGTGGTGCCGAGATCGGCGGCATCGGAGAACCGGGCACGCCGCCGATTGCACCGGCGGTGACGAACGCGATTTTCGCGGCGACCGGCAAGCGCATTCGCCAGCTTCCCCTGGCCAAGAGCGGAATCGCGGGAGCCTAA
- a CDS encoding GFA family protein: protein MTDIRRGRCLCGAVRFGAQGKPDWVAICHCESCRRATGGFVAAVAGYPRERVQFEGEPRQIYQSSPGVHRGFCAKCGSSLSYEGERWPGDVHLHVAAFESPEDFQPQVHVFATECVNWLKIRDGLPRFRTFPSEGTLLPPTSET, encoded by the coding sequence ATGACCGACATTCGTCGCGGCAGGTGCCTCTGCGGCGCGGTTCGCTTCGGCGCGCAAGGCAAGCCGGATTGGGTCGCGATCTGTCATTGCGAGAGTTGCCGCCGCGCCACGGGGGGATTCGTGGCCGCGGTCGCGGGTTACCCGCGCGAGCGCGTGCAATTCGAAGGCGAGCCGCGTCAGATCTACCAATCCTCGCCCGGCGTGCATCGCGGATTCTGCGCAAAATGCGGGAGCAGCCTGAGCTACGAAGGCGAGCGCTGGCCCGGCGATGTTCATCTTCACGTCGCCGCGTTCGAAAGCCCCGAGGATTTCCAGCCCCAGGTCCACGTGTTCGCGACCGAGTGCGTGAACTGGCTCAAGATCCGCGACGGTCTTCCCCGCTTCCGTACCTTCCCAAGCGAAGGAACGTTGCTGCCCCCAACTTCCGAGACTTAG
- a CDS encoding thioredoxin family protein — MAASSASVELGSPAAAFRLPATDGRTYALSDVAGEKGTVIVFICNHCPYVKAVIDRLVADASVLMAEGIGFAAICSNDAAAYPDDSFDNMKRFARAHRFTFPYLHDEDQSAARAYGAVCTPDFFGYDAGRKLKYRGRLDEGRIDPPPAGARRELVEAMRAIAGNGAAPALQIPSTGCSIKWKTD; from the coding sequence ATGGCCGCATCATCCGCAAGCGTCGAACTTGGCTCGCCCGCTGCCGCGTTTCGCCTTCCCGCCACGGACGGCAGAACCTATGCGCTGAGCGATGTCGCGGGCGAAAAAGGTACGGTGATCGTCTTCATTTGCAATCACTGCCCCTATGTGAAGGCGGTGATCGACCGCTTGGTCGCGGATGCAAGCGTTCTCATGGCGGAGGGCATCGGCTTTGCCGCAATCTGCTCGAACGATGCGGCCGCCTACCCCGACGATTCCTTCGACAATATGAAGCGCTTCGCGCGGGCCCACCGCTTCACATTTCCATACCTTCACGATGAGGACCAATCGGCGGCGCGGGCTTATGGCGCCGTGTGCACGCCCGATTTCTTCGGGTACGACGCCGGGCGCAAGCTCAAATACCGCGGACGCTTGGATGAGGGCCGCATCGATCCACCGCCGGCGGGCGCGCGCCGGGAGCTGGTCGAGGCGATGCGGGCGATCGCCGGGAACGGTGCCGCACCCGCTCTGCAAATTCCGTCGACCGGTTGCTCCATCAAGTGGAAGACCGATTAG
- a CDS encoding SMP-30/gluconolactonase/LRE family protein, with translation MAQYPVECVLDIRAALGECPVWCGRSQTLYWVDIYEGKLNRFDPASGENRAWQLGEPIGSFALCEDDGILVALKSGIYRFDPSSSGMRPVASPERDKPDNRMNDGRCDPAGRFWVGTMRDPSDPRRKEGALYRLDPDGRCEAVVDGLVVSNGLAFSPDGRTLYHSDSHVSVRTIWAWDFDVAEGRIANRRVFVDTRGMPGRPDGGCCDADGCYWMAGNDGWELVRFTPAGKIDLRIPLPIAKPSMPAFGGRELDTIYVTSIRPPAADLTDQPLAGSLFAVRPGVKGIPEPRYRG, from the coding sequence ATGGCGCAATATCCGGTCGAGTGCGTGCTCGATATCAGGGCGGCACTCGGCGAGTGCCCGGTTTGGTGCGGGCGCAGTCAAACGCTCTATTGGGTCGACATCTATGAGGGCAAGCTCAATCGCTTCGATCCGGCGAGCGGGGAAAATCGTGCGTGGCAGCTTGGCGAGCCCATTGGCTCCTTCGCCCTCTGCGAAGACGACGGGATCCTGGTCGCGTTGAAGTCGGGAATCTATCGCTTCGACCCGTCGAGCAGCGGCATGCGGCCCGTCGCCAGCCCCGAGCGGGATAAGCCGGACAACCGTATGAACGACGGGCGCTGCGATCCCGCGGGCCGATTTTGGGTCGGCACGATGCGCGATCCGTCCGACCCCCGGCGCAAGGAGGGCGCACTCTATCGCCTCGATCCGGATGGGCGCTGCGAGGCTGTCGTGGACGGCTTGGTGGTGTCGAACGGCCTCGCATTCAGCCCCGACGGCCGCACCCTCTACCACTCCGACTCCCATGTTTCGGTGCGAACGATCTGGGCCTGGGATTTCGACGTTGCCGAGGGCAGAATTGCCAACCGCCGGGTGTTCGTCGACACACGCGGAATGCCCGGACGGCCGGACGGGGGGTGCTGCGACGCCGATGGCTGCTACTGGATGGCCGGTAACGACGGATGGGAGCTTGTGCGATTCACGCCGGCGGGCAAGATCGATCTTCGTATCCCGCTGCCGATCGCGAAGCCGAGCATGCCGGCCTTCGGAGGGCGGGAGCTGGACACGATCTACGTCACTTCGATCCGGCCGCCGGCGGCCGATCTTACGGACCAGCCCCTCGCCGGCAGCCTCTTCGCCGTAAGGCCGGGGGTCAAGGGAATACCCGAGCCGCGCTATCGCGGTTGA
- the ugpC gene encoding sn-glycerol-3-phosphate ABC transporter ATP-binding protein UgpC: MASVEINGVTKTFGNVEVIHGVDISIANEEFVVLVGPSGCGKTTLLRMIAGLEQITDGEIAIGDKVVNDLPPKDRDIAMVFQNYALYPHMTVWENMAFSLKMRRANPGTITSRVNQATGILELMGYLDRFPRQLSGGQRQRVAMGRAIVRDPQAFLFDEPLSNLDAKLRVQMRVEVKALHQRLRTTSIYVTHDQVEAMTMADRIVVMHDGRVEQIGTPLELYDKPANLFVAGFIGSPAMNFIKGTFRREGGQAWVEAADGVRVPASADVAARNGEEVVYGARPEHLDVVAEGEGIPAEVAVVEPTGAETYIYGKLAGVQVCAVFAERYDFKPGEIIHLRPKVAKANLFDSGSGKLLN; encoded by the coding sequence ATGGCATCGGTCGAGATCAATGGTGTGACGAAAACCTTCGGCAATGTCGAAGTCATTCATGGCGTCGACATTTCCATCGCGAACGAGGAATTCGTGGTGCTCGTCGGCCCGTCGGGTTGCGGAAAGACGACCCTCCTCCGCATGATCGCGGGTCTGGAGCAGATCACCGACGGCGAGATCGCGATCGGCGACAAGGTCGTGAACGACCTGCCGCCCAAGGATCGCGATATCGCCATGGTGTTCCAGAATTACGCGCTCTATCCCCACATGACGGTGTGGGAAAACATGGCCTTCAGCTTGAAAATGCGCCGCGCCAATCCGGGAACGATCACGAGCCGGGTCAATCAGGCGACGGGCATTCTCGAGCTGATGGGTTATCTCGATCGCTTTCCGCGCCAACTTTCAGGCGGCCAGCGCCAGCGCGTCGCCATGGGGCGGGCCATCGTGCGCGATCCACAGGCCTTTCTGTTCGACGAACCGCTCTCGAATCTCGATGCAAAACTCCGCGTCCAAATGCGCGTCGAGGTCAAAGCACTCCATCAGCGGCTTCGGACCACGTCGATCTACGTCACCCACGATCAGGTCGAGGCCATGACCATGGCCGACCGGATCGTCGTGATGCATGACGGTCGCGTCGAGCAAATCGGAACCCCGCTCGAGCTTTACGACAAGCCCGCCAATCTCTTTGTCGCGGGGTTCATAGGATCGCCGGCGATGAACTTCATCAAGGGGACGTTTCGTCGCGAGGGCGGGCAGGCCTGGGTCGAGGCAGCGGATGGCGTGCGCGTTCCCGCCAGCGCCGATGTCGCGGCCCGCAACGGCGAAGAGGTCGTCTATGGCGCGCGACCCGAACATCTCGACGTGGTCGCCGAAGGGGAGGGCATTCCGGCCGAGGTGGCCGTCGTCGAGCCAACGGGTGCCGAGACGTACATATACGGCAAGCTCGCGGGCGTCCAAGTCTGCGCCGTGTTCGCGGAGCGCTACGACTTCAAGCCGGGCGAGATCATTCATCTTCGGCCGAAGGTCGCAAAGGCCAATTTGTTCGACTCCGGTAGCGGGAAACTTCTCAACTGA